One window of Paenibacillus albicereus genomic DNA carries:
- a CDS encoding hemolysin family protein — MDAVTAVNLLILALLIVATAFFVGSEFAVVKIRMSRIDQLIAEGHPKAPVAKKVATDLDYYLSACQLGITVTALGLGAIGKPAVENLLMPVFNWLDLSASAASAASYAIAFMLVTFLHVVVGEMAPKTLAIQFSEKMTLLLAGPLYWFGKLMYPLIWALNGTSRLLLRSVGIQPAGHEQAYTEEELRLVLAQSSEGGEIRAEQLDYLDNVFSFDERTAKDVMVPRTSIVAIDSAMEADAIIRLLDESNYTRYPVIEGGNRDRILGVVNVKRMLPHIVAGRPLKLQAFLRDVPSVLEVTPLQEAMKKMQQERIHMAVVIDEYGGTSGLLTMEDILEELVGEIRDEFDADEIADIRPLGEGEYEVSGLVLLDELEQRFGLRFDEQEEVDTIGGWIRLHAGEAPAAGDRIEKAGAVWTVAETDPFRITRIKLSLPSSTE, encoded by the coding sequence GTGGATGCTGTGACCGCCGTCAACTTATTGATTCTGGCCCTATTGATCGTTGCTACCGCCTTTTTTGTCGGCTCGGAGTTCGCCGTCGTCAAAATCCGGATGTCCCGCATCGACCAGCTGATCGCGGAAGGCCATCCGAAGGCTCCCGTCGCCAAAAAGGTCGCGACCGATCTGGACTACTATCTGTCCGCCTGCCAGCTCGGCATCACCGTCACCGCGCTCGGACTCGGCGCGATCGGCAAGCCCGCCGTCGAGAATCTGCTCATGCCGGTGTTCAACTGGCTGGATCTGTCGGCATCCGCCGCATCCGCCGCTTCGTATGCGATCGCGTTCATGCTGGTCACGTTCCTGCATGTCGTCGTCGGCGAAATGGCGCCAAAAACGCTCGCGATCCAGTTTTCCGAAAAGATGACGCTGCTGCTCGCCGGCCCGCTCTACTGGTTCGGCAAGCTGATGTACCCGCTCATCTGGGCCTTGAACGGAACGTCCCGCCTGCTGCTGCGCAGCGTCGGCATCCAGCCGGCCGGGCACGAGCAGGCCTACACGGAGGAGGAGCTGCGGCTCGTCCTCGCCCAAAGCTCGGAGGGCGGCGAAATCCGCGCCGAGCAGCTGGACTACCTGGACAATGTGTTTTCCTTCGACGAGCGCACCGCCAAGGACGTCATGGTGCCCCGCACGTCGATCGTCGCGATCGACAGCGCGATGGAGGCGGACGCGATCATCCGCCTGCTCGACGAATCCAACTATACCCGCTACCCCGTCATCGAGGGGGGCAACCGCGACCGCATCCTCGGCGTCGTCAACGTGAAGCGGATGCTTCCGCATATCGTCGCCGGGCGCCCGCTGAAGCTGCAGGCGTTCCTGCGGGACGTGCCGTCCGTGCTTGAAGTGACGCCTCTGCAGGAAGCGATGAAAAAGATGCAGCAGGAGCGCATCCATATGGCCGTCGTCATCGACGAATACGGGGGCACCTCCGGCCTCCTGACGATGGAGGACATCCTCGAGGAGCTCGTCGGCGAAATCCGCGACGAATTCGATGCCGACGAGATCGCCGACATCCGGCCGCTCGGCGAAGGCGAATACGAGGTCAGCGGCCTCGTGCTGCTCGATGAGCTCGAACAGAGGTTCGGCCTGCGCTTCGACGAGCAGGAAGAGGTCGATACGATCGGCGGCTGGATCCGGCTGCATGCCGGAGAAGCTCCGGCCGCAGGCGACCGGATCGAAAAGGCCGGCGCCGTCTGGACGGTCGCCGAGACCGATCCGTTCCGCATCACGCGCATCAAGCTGAGCCTGCCTTCTTCGACGGAGTAA
- a CDS encoding RNA polymerase sigma factor, producing the protein MTGKTGCRDIELIRRAGQGEADAWHELIARHRADMLRWAGRIVPHRQAAEDVVQESLLQLFRHIGRLEDPSRLLPWLRKIVRNRALMELRSSENRRAARSEPLPEEGPAQPAAVRSAEPSLMAAGREAVRQTEHLLARLGERERQVASLQLLAGLSAEETGRRLGLSRGAVHTALARARAKLADGWFDEEARLSADARRRRNRPSYGHAMEGSAGMPGGAYDTLCWAMLASAWTAGKRGISLSDVFAATGHSFRFQTTPDLGISGPYAYDWRRSVRDGWSHLGLSGRTLGGPGASLDRPEQLAEQLEQWKEALDRGRAVIVWGAGNAEFGLVTGYDDTLRCWIATDTTMSGKRIPYARLGRGRRDTEWFSSWPAAEADVGSRSESLLPVLELAASRLRGSPGDPAGQAETVSGQQAYRLWIEAFEQRRISSPLSASYHLAVMAEARGHAAAFLERAPSGARFGRTVPRNARPALQEALRHIRASAQAWQEAARLFPLPFGGDTSAPGPTGHAARLLARAAASDLQAADALDEAAWLWHPFFSAER; encoded by the coding sequence ATGACGGGGAAGACGGGATGCAGAGACATCGAGCTCATCCGCAGAGCGGGTCAAGGAGAAGCTGACGCCTGGCACGAGCTCATTGCCCGGCATCGAGCCGATATGCTCCGATGGGCGGGACGCATCGTTCCTCATCGTCAGGCGGCAGAGGATGTGGTGCAAGAGTCCCTGCTGCAGCTTTTTCGACACATCGGACGGCTGGAGGACCCCTCGCGCCTACTGCCCTGGTTACGGAAGATCGTTCGCAATCGGGCGCTCATGGAGCTGCGCTCCTCCGAGAATCGGCGCGCGGCCCGATCGGAGCCGCTGCCCGAGGAGGGACCGGCTCAACCGGCCGCCGTCCGCTCGGCTGAGCCTTCCTTGATGGCGGCCGGCCGTGAAGCCGTGCGCCAGACGGAGCATCTGCTCGCCAGGCTCGGCGAGCGGGAGCGGCAGGTCGCTTCGCTGCAGCTGCTAGCCGGCTTGTCTGCCGAGGAGACGGGCCGCCGGCTCGGCCTCTCTCGCGGCGCCGTGCATACGGCGCTGGCTCGCGCGCGGGCCAAGCTCGCGGATGGATGGTTCGACGAAGAGGCGCGACTGAGCGCCGATGCCAGGCGGAGGAGAAACAGGCCGTCGTACGGGCATGCGATGGAAGGGAGCGCGGGGATGCCGGGCGGCGCATACGACACGCTCTGCTGGGCGATGCTGGCGTCGGCATGGACCGCCGGCAAGCGCGGCATCTCCCTGTCGGACGTGTTCGCGGCGACGGGGCATTCGTTCCGGTTCCAGACGACGCCCGATCTGGGCATCAGCGGACCGTACGCGTACGACTGGCGACGATCGGTCCGAGACGGCTGGAGCCATCTCGGCCTGTCCGGGCGGACGCTCGGCGGTCCGGGAGCCTCGCTGGATCGGCCGGAGCAGCTGGCCGAGCAGCTTGAGCAATGGAAGGAGGCGCTCGACCGCGGGCGCGCGGTCATCGTCTGGGGAGCAGGCAACGCGGAGTTCGGCCTTGTGACGGGATACGACGACACGCTGCGGTGCTGGATCGCCACGGACACGACGATGAGCGGCAAGCGGATTCCCTACGCGCGGCTGGGGCGTGGGAGACGGGACACGGAATGGTTCTCGTCTTGGCCTGCCGCTGAAGCAGACGTAGGTTCCCGCAGCGAGAGCCTATTGCCGGTGCTGGAGCTGGCGGCAAGCCGGCTGCGAGGAAGCCCCGGCGACCCGGCCGGCCAAGCAGAGACAGTCTCCGGACAGCAGGCGTATCGGCTATGGATCGAGGCCTTTGAGCAAAGGCGGATTTCCTCGCCGCTCAGCGCATCGTACCATCTGGCGGTGATGGCGGAGGCGAGAGGCCATGCGGCCGCATTTTTGGAGCGGGCCCCGAGCGGAGCGCGGTTCGGCCGGACAGTGCCGCGAAACGCCCGGCCGGCGCTGCAGGAAGCTTTGCGGCATATCCGCGCTTCAGCCCAGGCTTGGCAGGAAGCGGCTCGGCTGTTCCCGCTGCCTTTCGGCGGCGATACGAGCGCACCGGGTCCTACTGGCCATGCCGCCAGGCTGCTTGCGCGTGCGGCGGCCTCGGACCTGCAGGCGGCCGATGCTCTGGACGAGGCCGCATGGCTCTGGCATCCTTTTTTTTCAGCCGAAAGGTAA
- a CDS encoding hemolysin family protein — protein sequence MDGIIGLNLFLVAVFIGLTAFFVGAEFAILKVRMSRLDQLVAEGNKKAVKARMVAAELDYYLSACQLGITITALVLGALGEPTVERMLHPLFERFDVPAAISTVLSYAIALSIITFLHVVIGELAPKTLAIQYAEKMTLLLAGPLYAFGKVMYPIIVALNNSARLLLRLFGVKPAGHDSVHSEEELRLIVAQSYESGEINRTELDYLNNLFAFDGRKVGEIMIPQASIVSVPGDQPPEALLEQLDRHGYTRYPVAAPSGSGYLGYINAKEMLTGMAAGRHAGLDKLLHPLPRFKESASIRDVMIKMQQSRAHMALVMTDAGAPAGLVTLEDILEEIVGDIRDESAGQPLTAL from the coding sequence TTGGATGGAATCATTGGCTTGAATCTCTTTTTGGTGGCGGTATTCATCGGCCTTACCGCCTTTTTCGTCGGAGCCGAATTCGCGATCCTCAAGGTCCGCATGTCGCGCCTCGACCAGCTCGTCGCCGAAGGCAACAAAAAGGCGGTCAAAGCGCGCATGGTCGCGGCGGAGCTCGATTACTACCTGTCCGCCTGCCAGCTCGGCATCACGATCACCGCGCTCGTGCTCGGCGCGCTCGGCGAGCCGACCGTAGAACGCATGCTTCACCCGCTGTTCGAGCGGTTCGACGTGCCTGCGGCCATCTCGACCGTGCTCTCGTACGCGATCGCCCTGTCCATCATCACCTTCCTGCACGTCGTCATCGGCGAGCTCGCTCCCAAGACGCTCGCGATCCAATATGCCGAGAAGATGACGCTGCTGCTCGCCGGCCCGCTCTACGCGTTCGGCAAAGTGATGTACCCGATCATCGTCGCGCTCAACAACTCCGCCCGCCTGCTGCTCCGCCTGTTCGGCGTCAAGCCGGCCGGTCACGATTCCGTGCACTCCGAGGAGGAGCTGCGCCTCATCGTCGCCCAGAGCTATGAGAGCGGCGAGATCAACCGCACCGAGCTCGACTATCTGAACAATCTGTTCGCATTCGACGGCCGCAAGGTCGGGGAGATCATGATTCCGCAAGCGTCGATCGTCTCCGTCCCCGGTGACCAGCCTCCGGAAGCGCTGCTGGAGCAGCTGGATCGCCACGGCTATACCCGCTATCCGGTCGCCGCGCCGAGCGGCTCGGGCTATCTGGGCTACATCAACGCCAAGGAGATGCTGACGGGCATGGCCGCCGGCCGGCATGCCGGTCTCGACAAGCTCCTGCACCCGCTCCCCCGCTTCAAGGAGAGCGCCTCGATCCGCGACGTCATGATCAAGATGCAGCAGAGCCGCGCCCATATGGCGCTCGTCATGACCGATGCCGGAGCCCCGGCCGGCCTCGTGACGCTGGAGGACATCCTGGAGGAGATCGTCGGCGACATCCGCGACGAATCGGCTGGACAGCCCTTGACCGCTCTCTGA
- a CDS encoding DUF3934 family protein: MSKSKGGGTGRGTGKKGWNRWQAAERRAKSKPKPYVSKGLQKKAEEAKAARQSEPSS; encoded by the coding sequence ATGAGCAAATCCAAAGGTGGCGGCACGGGCCGCGGCACCGGCAAGAAGGGCTGGAACCGCTGGCAGGCCGCCGAGCGGCGGGCCAAAAGCAAGCCCAAGCCCTATGTGAGCAAGGGGCTGCAGAAAAAGGCGGAGGAAGCCAAGGCCGCGCGTCAAAGCGAGCCTTCCTCCTGA
- a CDS encoding cation diffusion facilitator family transporter, with amino-acid sequence MSSTAEQPGFWQLVKKGNTSSGTAAVGNTGLAIAKGIAAATTGSGAMFASMMHSIADAINQAFVFGGSVLAEKSPTKRFPTGFGRVINIFCMIAVLVVTIMAYETIHEGFELLRHPSESKGFWLNVGVLLLSLAVDLLVLIKAMKEITHEARVEAKGMAVVSAAFRNVGRAAPPTRLVFYEDLVATTGALLALIAVVVTSLTSFELLDGISSILIGFLMVGVAFRVGYDNMVGLIGVAAPKDVEERVAAIIIADPQVADIFQLRIIQEGRYYHVDGTIELVSGLSLADADDIKYRVRDSLMADTNIVDVNLGIVEDDGIQRWQPVPDGTGKS; translated from the coding sequence ATGAGCAGCACTGCGGAACAGCCGGGTTTCTGGCAGCTAGTCAAGAAAGGAAATACCTCGTCGGGCACGGCCGCCGTCGGCAACACCGGCCTCGCGATCGCAAAAGGGATCGCAGCCGCGACGACAGGAAGCGGGGCGATGTTCGCCTCGATGATGCACTCGATCGCCGATGCGATCAACCAGGCGTTCGTCTTCGGAGGCAGCGTGCTCGCCGAGAAGAGCCCCACAAAGCGATTCCCGACCGGATTCGGCCGGGTCATCAACATCTTCTGCATGATCGCCGTGCTCGTCGTGACGATCATGGCGTACGAGACGATCCATGAAGGCTTCGAGCTGCTGAGGCATCCTTCGGAATCAAAAGGCTTCTGGCTCAATGTCGGCGTGCTGCTGCTGTCGCTCGCGGTCGACCTGTTGGTGCTCATCAAGGCGATGAAGGAAATTACGCATGAGGCAAGGGTAGAGGCCAAGGGGATGGCCGTCGTCTCCGCCGCATTCCGCAATGTCGGCCGGGCCGCGCCGCCCACGCGCCTCGTCTTTTACGAGGACCTCGTCGCTACGACGGGCGCGCTGCTCGCGCTCATCGCGGTCGTCGTCACCTCCCTGACGAGCTTCGAGCTGCTCGACGGCATCTCCTCGATCCTGATCGGCTTCCTGATGGTTGGCGTCGCCTTCCGCGTCGGATACGACAACATGGTGGGCCTGATCGGCGTCGCCGCGCCCAAGGACGTGGAGGAGCGCGTCGCGGCTATCATCATCGCCGATCCGCAGGTGGCGGACATCTTCCAGCTGCGGATCATCCAGGAAGGCCGCTATTATCATGTGGACGGGACGATCGAGCTCGTCTCCGGCCTGTCTCTCGCCGATGCGGACGACATCAAGTACCGCGTGCGCGACAGCCTGATGGCCGACACGAACATCGTCGACGTCAATCTCGGCATCGTGGAGGATGACGGCATCCAGCGCTGGCAGCCCGTCCCGGATGGGACCGGCAAGTCCTGA
- the ndk gene encoding nucleoside-diphosphate kinase: protein MSERAFVMIKPDGVRRGLIGEIVSRFEKKGLSVVKAELVQVSEATAKEHYGHLEAKPFFRELVDYITSGPSFAMIVEGTAAVKNSRYLIGSTNPADAAPGTIRGDYGLDVSENVIHGSDSIDNARIEIERFFIR, encoded by the coding sequence ATGAGCGAAAGAGCATTCGTCATGATCAAGCCCGACGGGGTTCGGAGGGGGTTGATCGGCGAGATCGTCTCCCGCTTCGAGAAGAAGGGACTGTCCGTCGTCAAGGCGGAGCTGGTTCAAGTGAGCGAAGCGACCGCCAAGGAGCATTACGGCCACCTGGAAGCCAAGCCGTTTTTCCGCGAGCTGGTCGACTACATCACGTCCGGCCCTTCGTTCGCGATGATCGTGGAGGGCACGGCGGCGGTGAAGAACTCCCGCTATCTGATCGGATCGACCAATCCGGCGGATGCCGCGCCCGGCACGATCCGGGGCGATTACGGCCTCGACGTGTCGGAGAACGTCATCCACGGCTCCGACTCCATCGACAACGCCCGCATCGAGATCGAACGCTTCTTCATCCGCTGA
- a CDS encoding CARDB domain-containing protein — protein sequence MNFKSISLTGLLLLTTVLAAVGPSRPAVAAGGPNLALGKTVTSSGYTQTYAPDNVRDGNAGTYWESTNNAFPQWVQVDLGSSVSIDQVVMKLPASWEKRTQTLTIQGSANGSSYSTLAASASYVFDPAAGGNSVTANFSAASTRYVRLSFSANTAWPAAQLSELEIYGATAPTPTPTATPTATPTPTPTPTPTPTPTATPTATPTPAPGSNVAVGKAISASSSTQTYVAANANDNSTSTYWEGGGNPSSLTLDLGANHQISSIVLKLNPATDWGTRTQTIQVLGHDQTTTAFSSLKAAQSYTFNPSSGNTVTIPLSATVKRLQLAISANTGAPAGQIAEFQVFGTPAANPDLTIQTMSWTPSAPAEDSAITLTATVRNSGSAAAAASSVGFYVNGELAGTAAAPALAAGASANVSLAIGAKSAGSYALSAKADEGNAVIEQNEGNNSYSHSSNLTVSPLSSSDLVGTVSWTPSAPSAGSSVSFSVQLKNQGTIATAGGAHPVSVTLKTSAGATVQTFSGSYSGSLAPGATATVALAGSWTAASGSYTAALSVAADGNELPAKQGNNAAQSALTVYSARGASVPYTRYDTEDATRGGGAALMTAPTFNQALTASEASGQAYISLPSSGSYAQWTVRPNEGGTGVTMRYTMPDSADGMGLNGSLDLYVNGTKVKNVPVSSYYNWQYFSGDMPADAPGGGRPLFRFDEVHWKLDTPLQPGDVVRVQKPAGDSIEYGVDFLEIETVPAAIAQPANSVSVTQYGAVANDGQDDLAAFKAAVTAAVSGGKTLYIPAGTFHLNGMWEIGSASSMIQNLTVTGAGMWHTNIQFTNPNAAAGGISLRISGKLDFSNIYLNSKLRSRYGQNAIYKGFMDNFGTNSTIRNVWVEHFECGFWVGDYAHTPAITATGLVIENSRIRNNLADGVNFAQGTKTRPCATAASATTATTASPSGRAT from the coding sequence ATGAACTTCAAATCCATCTCGCTCACCGGACTGCTGCTGCTCACGACCGTGCTGGCGGCCGTCGGGCCGTCGCGTCCGGCGGTAGCGGCCGGGGGACCCAATCTCGCGCTCGGCAAGACGGTCACGTCGAGCGGCTATACGCAGACCTATGCTCCGGACAACGTCCGCGACGGCAACGCGGGCACCTATTGGGAGAGCACGAACAACGCCTTTCCGCAATGGGTCCAAGTGGACCTCGGCTCCAGCGTCTCGATCGATCAGGTCGTGATGAAGCTGCCCGCCTCCTGGGAGAAGCGCACCCAGACGCTGACGATCCAGGGCAGCGCCAACGGAAGCAGCTACTCCACGCTGGCTGCGTCGGCGAGCTACGTGTTCGACCCGGCCGCAGGCGGCAACTCCGTGACGGCGAATTTCTCCGCCGCCAGCACGCGCTACGTGCGCCTGAGCTTCTCGGCGAACACCGCCTGGCCGGCCGCGCAGCTGTCGGAGCTGGAAATCTACGGCGCTACGGCCCCGACCCCGACGCCGACTGCGACGCCTACGGCAACGCCGACCCCAACCCCAACGCCGACACCTACGCCTACGCCTACGGCAACCCCGACGGCGACACCGACGCCGGCTCCGGGCTCGAACGTCGCCGTCGGCAAGGCGATCAGCGCATCGAGCAGCACGCAGACCTATGTCGCGGCCAACGCCAACGACAACTCGACCTCGACCTATTGGGAAGGCGGCGGCAATCCGAGCAGCCTGACGCTGGATCTCGGGGCGAACCACCAGATTTCGTCGATCGTGCTCAAGCTCAATCCGGCGACGGATTGGGGTACGCGCACGCAGACGATCCAAGTGCTCGGCCATGACCAGACGACGACGGCGTTCAGCAGCCTCAAGGCCGCCCAGTCGTACACGTTCAATCCGTCCAGCGGCAACACCGTGACGATCCCGCTCAGCGCGACCGTCAAGCGGCTGCAGCTGGCCATCTCGGCCAACACCGGCGCTCCGGCCGGCCAGATCGCCGAGTTCCAGGTGTTCGGCACGCCTGCGGCCAATCCGGACCTGACGATCCAGACGATGAGTTGGACGCCGTCCGCTCCGGCCGAGGACAGCGCGATCACGCTGACGGCGACCGTGCGCAACAGCGGCAGCGCGGCTGCCGCTGCATCCTCGGTCGGCTTTTATGTGAACGGCGAGCTGGCGGGCACCGCAGCCGCTCCCGCGCTGGCAGCCGGAGCCTCGGCGAACGTATCGCTGGCGATCGGCGCCAAGTCGGCCGGCTCGTACGCGCTCAGCGCCAAGGCCGATGAGGGCAATGCCGTCATCGAGCAGAACGAGGGCAACAACAGCTATTCGCATTCGTCCAATCTGACCGTCTCGCCGCTGTCCAGCTCCGATCTCGTCGGCACCGTCTCCTGGACGCCGTCCGCGCCGTCGGCCGGCAGCAGCGTGAGCTTCTCCGTGCAGCTGAAAAACCAGGGCACGATCGCCACCGCCGGCGGCGCGCATCCGGTCAGCGTGACGCTCAAGACGTCCGCAGGCGCGACCGTGCAGACGTTCAGCGGCTCGTACAGCGGCAGCCTCGCGCCGGGCGCGACGGCGACCGTCGCGCTTGCCGGCAGCTGGACCGCCGCCAGCGGCTCCTACACCGCCGCGCTGTCCGTCGCCGCCGACGGCAACGAGCTCCCGGCGAAGCAGGGCAACAACGCCGCCCAGTCCGCCCTGACCGTGTATTCCGCCCGCGGCGCGAGCGTGCCGTACACGCGCTACGACACGGAAGACGCGACTCGCGGCGGCGGAGCCGCCCTCATGACCGCGCCGACGTTCAACCAGGCGCTGACCGCGTCGGAAGCGTCCGGCCAAGCTTATATCTCGCTGCCGTCGAGCGGCTCCTACGCGCAGTGGACCGTCCGTCCGAACGAAGGCGGCACGGGCGTCACGATGCGCTATACGATGCCCGACTCGGCCGACGGCATGGGCCTCAACGGCTCGCTCGACCTGTACGTCAACGGGACCAAGGTAAAGAACGTGCCGGTCTCGTCCTACTACAACTGGCAGTACTTCTCCGGCGACATGCCGGCTGACGCTCCGGGCGGCGGCAGGCCGCTGTTCCGCTTCGACGAGGTGCACTGGAAGCTCGACACGCCGCTGCAGCCGGGCGACGTCGTCCGCGTCCAGAAGCCGGCCGGCGACAGCATCGAGTACGGCGTCGACTTCCTCGAGATCGAGACCGTTCCGGCCGCGATCGCGCAGCCGGCGAACTCCGTCTCCGTCACGCAGTACGGCGCCGTCGCGAACGACGGCCAGGACGACCTGGCCGCCTTCAAGGCCGCCGTCACGGCAGCCGTGTCGGGCGGCAAGACGCTGTACATCCCGGCCGGCACGTTCCATCTGAACGGCATGTGGGAAATCGGCTCGGCCAGCAGCATGATCCAGAACCTGACGGTTACCGGCGCGGGCATGTGGCATACGAACATCCAGTTCACCAACCCGAACGCGGCAGCCGGCGGCATCTCGCTGCGCATCTCGGGCAAGCTGGACTTCAGCAACATCTACCTGAACTCTAAGCTGCGCTCGCGCTATGGCCAGAATGCCATCTACAAAGGCTTCATGGACAACTTCGGCACGAACTCGACCATCCGCAACGTCTGGGTCGAGCACTTCGAATGCGGCTTCTGGGTCGGCGACTACGCCCATACGCCGGCGATCACGGCGACCGGGCTCGTCATCGAGAACAGCCGGATCCGCAACAATCTCGCCGACGGCGTCAACTTCGCCCAAGGCACGAAAACTCGACCGTGCGCAACAGCAGCGTCCGCAACAACGGCGACGACGGCCTCGCCGTCTGGACGAGCAACGTGA
- a CDS encoding MFS transporter, whose product MATFFLLLIYLAFISLGLPDSLLGAAWPAMHGPMGAPLGAAGLLSMTITVGTILSSLATGRLIGRFGTGAVTSASVAMTALALLGFAFSPGWGWLALFAVPLGLGAGAVDAGLNHYVAANYAARHMSWLHSFWGVGATLGPVIMAQAIQGGDWREGYATVGYLQLGLVAVLLASLPLWNKVARARKGDVGEGDAGARAESSAAAAKPIRLPGVKLALGSFLFYCGVEATLGLWGSSYLVGTKGFASDEAAKWISFYYGGITVGRFLTGFLTLRMSNRSLIRGGQALALAGTALLLAPLLPVFSLAGFIVIGLGLAPIFPCMLHETPSRFGPGPAQTIIGYQMAVAYTGSTLLPPLFGLLAGTFTISLLPGYLLLCAAAMWLCSEKLNARIAARAS is encoded by the coding sequence ATGGCGACATTCTTTCTGCTCCTCATCTATCTTGCGTTCATCAGCCTGGGGCTGCCGGACTCGCTGCTCGGAGCCGCCTGGCCGGCGATGCACGGTCCGATGGGAGCTCCGCTCGGCGCGGCGGGGCTGCTGTCGATGACGATCACGGTCGGCACGATCCTCTCGAGCCTGGCGACGGGCCGGCTCATCGGCCGCTTCGGCACGGGAGCGGTCACGTCGGCCAGCGTCGCGATGACCGCGCTCGCGCTGCTCGGCTTCGCCTTTTCGCCCGGCTGGGGATGGCTCGCGCTGTTCGCGGTGCCGCTCGGGCTCGGAGCGGGCGCCGTCGATGCCGGCTTGAACCATTACGTCGCCGCCAACTACGCCGCGCGGCATATGAGCTGGCTGCACAGCTTCTGGGGCGTCGGCGCGACGCTCGGCCCGGTCATCATGGCCCAGGCGATTCAGGGCGGGGACTGGCGCGAAGGATACGCCACGGTCGGGTACCTCCAGCTGGGGCTCGTCGCCGTGCTGCTCGCGTCGCTGCCGCTATGGAACAAGGTCGCCCGGGCCCGCAAGGGGGACGTCGGCGAGGGAGACGCCGGAGCGCGAGCCGAATCCTCCGCAGCGGCGGCGAAGCCGATCCGGCTCCCGGGCGTCAAGCTCGCGCTCGGCTCGTTCCTTTTTTACTGCGGCGTAGAGGCGACGCTCGGCCTATGGGGCAGCAGCTACCTCGTCGGCACCAAAGGCTTCGCCTCCGACGAGGCGGCCAAATGGATTTCCTTCTATTATGGAGGCATTACGGTCGGCCGGTTCCTGACCGGATTCCTGACGCTGCGGATGAGCAACCGGTCGCTCATCCGCGGCGGCCAGGCGCTCGCCCTCGCCGGCACGGCGCTGCTGCTCGCGCCGCTACTGCCGGTCTTTTCCCTCGCCGGCTTCATCGTCATCGGCCTCGGCCTGGCGCCGATCTTCCCGTGCATGCTGCATGAGACGCCGTCCCGCTTCGGCCCGGGCCCAGCGCAGACGATCATCGGCTATCAGATGGCCGTCGCCTATACGGGCAGCACGCTGCTGCCGCCGCTGTTCGGCCTGCTGGCCGGCACGTTCACGATCAGCCTGCTGCCCGGCTACTTGCTGCTGTGCGCAGCAGCGATGTGGCTCTGCTCGGAAAAGCTGAACGCTCGGATCGCCGCGAGAGCCTCCTGA
- a CDS encoding right-handed parallel beta-helix repeat-containing protein — translation MRNSSVRNNGDDGLAVWTSNVNGAPAGVNNTFSSNTIENNWRAAGIAFFGGSGHKADRNVIVDCVGGSGLRMNTVFPGYHFQNNTGITFSDTTILRCGTSQDLYNGERGAIDLEASNDSIKNVTFTNIDIVDAQRDGIQFGYGGGFSNIVFNSVTINGTGRDGITTSRFSGPHLGAAIFTYTGNGSATFNNLQTSNIAYAGTNYVQSGFNLTFN, via the coding sequence GTGCGCAACAGCAGCGTCCGCAACAACGGCGACGACGGCCTCGCCGTCTGGACGAGCAACGTGAACGGCGCGCCGGCCGGCGTGAACAACACGTTCTCGTCCAACACGATCGAGAACAACTGGCGCGCGGCGGGCATCGCTTTCTTCGGCGGCAGCGGCCACAAGGCCGACCGCAACGTCATCGTCGACTGCGTCGGCGGCTCCGGCCTGCGGATGAACACGGTGTTCCCGGGCTACCACTTCCAGAACAACACCGGCATCACGTTCTCCGATACGACGATCCTGCGCTGCGGCACGAGCCAGGACCTGTACAACGGCGAGCGTGGCGCGATCGATCTGGAAGCGTCCAATGACTCCATCAAAAACGTCACGTTCACGAACATCGACATCGTCGACGCCCAGCGCGACGGCATCCAGTTCGGCTACGGCGGCGGCTTCTCGAACATCGTGTTCAACTCCGTGACGATCAACGGCACCGGCCGCGACGGCATCACGACCTCGCGCTTCTCCGGACCGCATCTGGGAGCCGCGATCTTCACCTATACCGGCAACGGCTCCGCGACGTTCAACAACCTGCAGACGAGCAACATCGCGTATGCGGGCACGAACTACGTGCAGAGCGGCTTCAATCTGACCTTCAACTAG